In Clostridium thermosuccinogenes, the genomic stretch ATTTAAGAACGGAGCAATAGGCGTGATCGACAACAGCAGAAAAGCAGCGTATGGATACGACCAAAGGGTGGAAGTTTTCGGCTCCAAGGGTGGAATAACCGTTTCCAATGATACCCCCAGCTCTGCAGTTCTGAGCACAAGCGAAGGCGTATTTAGTGATAAGCCAAAATACTTCTTCCTGGAAAGGTACAAAGATTCATTTATTGAAGAACTCAGAGACTTCTTTGATGCTGTGCTCAATGACAAACCGACTCCGGTGACTGCAATCGACGGTTTAAAGCCGGTAATTATAGGGTTGGCGGCTATGGAGTCATATAAAACAGGAAAGCCTGTTAAGATAGAAGAATAGGCTGAAGTGGCTATTACAAAAATAGGGTCAATATGCAATTCTACATACTTTAGAATTAAATTTACCTGTTGTGCCAGCTAATTTGAGACAGCGTTGCGGAGAGTTAGTAGTGGATTAGGGGACATTCCTCATCGCAAAAGGAGTATATCTTATCCGAAAGAGGTGTGTCCCCTTACTGTATCAGAAGGAGATATTCCTCATCGCAAAAGGAGTACATCTTATCCGAGAGAAGTGTGTCCCCTTACTGTATCAAAAGGGGACATTCCTCATCGAAAAAGGAATACATCCTGCTCGTAAGAGGTTTGTCCCCTAACATTATTAAAAAAATGTTGATAAAAATTTTACCATGTGTTATACTACTTAGCGGAAAATACGCACGCAAGTGGATTCACAAAGAGTTGCCGAAAGGTACTTTGTGAAGATGAAGATTGCGGAGGTATTAAACAAAGGAGGTAGAAAAATGTCAGTTATTTCAATGAAGCAATTGCTGGAAGCCGGTGTGCATTTCGGACACCAGACCAGAAGATGGAATCCTAAGATGGCCGAATATATCTTTACAGAGAGGAACGGTATATATATTATCGATCTCCAGAAGACTGTAAAGAAAATAGAAGAGGCTTATTTCTTTGTTCGTGAAGCCGCAATGAACGGTGAGGATGTGCTGTTTGTAGGAACCAAGAAGCAGGCACAGGAAGCGATTAAAGAAGAAGCCGAAAGATGCGGTCAATTCTATGTCAACGCCAGATGGTTGGGCGGCATGCTCACCAACTTCAAGACTATCAGAAAGAGGATTGACAGGCTGAATCAGCTGGAAGAAATGCAGAATACCGGTGTGTTCGATGTACTGCCCAAGAAGGAAGTCATCAAGCTTAAGAAGGAAATGGCAGACCTGGAGAAGAACCTGGGTGGTATAAAGAACCTCAAGAGACTGCCGGGAGCTATGTTTGTGGTTGACCCGAGGAAAGAGAGAAATGCGATCCTCGAAGCCAGAAGACTTGGTATACCTGTAGTCGCTATTGTTGACACAAACTGCGATCCTGACGAAGTTGATTATGTAATCCCTGGCAATGACGATGCCATCAGGGCTGTCAAATTGATAGCTTCAAAAATTGCCGATGCAATAATTGAAGGCAGACAGGGCGAACAGCTTACAGATTCCGGAGTTGAGGAAACTGTAGAGCAGGAAGAAAGTTTTGAGACAGAAGCAGTAGCAGAGTTGGAAGCAGAACCTGCAGCTGAAGCACAAGTAGAAGCATAATAGTGACAGAGCCGGTCTTCGGTCTTTTGGAGGCTGGAGACCGGTTTCATATTATAAAGATGAATTGTGAGCACAGCCTTGTTTTTTACAGGCATCAAAGCCCTGAGTTTTACTAGTGCAGCTTGCAATTATACATATTTGTACCTTGCGAAGGGTATTTTATTAGTCAGATACGGAAAACTAATATATTAATTATACAAGTTTGGAGGAATTACCATGATTACTGCCGAAATGGTCAAGCAGCTTCGTGAGAGAACCGGAGCCGGTATGATGGATTGTAAAAAAGCTCTTACCGATGCAAACGGTGACATGGAGAAAGCTATTGAGTTGCTCAGAGAAAAAGGACTGGCTGCAGCTGCTAAGAAAGCTGGAAGAATAGCTGCAGAAGGTATTGTCGATGCTTACATCCACGGAGATGGAAGAATAGGTGTTTTGGTGGAAGTTAACATCGAAACGGATTTTGCAGCGAAAAATGAAGATTTCAGAGCTTTTGTAAAGGATATCGCAATGCAGATTGCCGCAAGCAAGCCGGAGTACGTTAGAAGAGAAGATGTTCCGGCTGAAGTGGTAGAGAAGGAAAAAGAAATATTGAGGGCTCAGGCTCTTAATGAAGGCAAGCCTGCAAACATCGTGGACAAGATGATAACCGGCAGACTTGAGAAATTCTATAAGGAAGTTTGTCTGCTGGAGCAGCCGTTTATAA encodes the following:
- the rpsB gene encoding 30S ribosomal protein S2 is translated as MSVISMKQLLEAGVHFGHQTRRWNPKMAEYIFTERNGIYIIDLQKTVKKIEEAYFFVREAAMNGEDVLFVGTKKQAQEAIKEEAERCGQFYVNARWLGGMLTNFKTIRKRIDRLNQLEEMQNTGVFDVLPKKEVIKLKKEMADLEKNLGGIKNLKRLPGAMFVVDPRKERNAILEARRLGIPVVAIVDTNCDPDEVDYVIPGNDDAIRAVKLIASKIADAIIEGRQGEQLTDSGVEETVEQEESFETEAVAELEAEPAAEAQVEA
- the tsf gene encoding translation elongation factor Ts, with the protein product MITAEMVKQLRERTGAGMMDCKKALTDANGDMEKAIELLREKGLAAAAKKAGRIAAEGIVDAYIHGDGRIGVLVEVNIETDFAAKNEDFRAFVKDIAMQIAASKPEYVRREDVPAEVVEKEKEILRAQALNEGKPANIVDKMITGRLEKFYKEVCLLEQPFIKDPDKTIQQLLNEKIAVIGENINIRRFVRFEKGEGLAKKEENFAEEVMKQING